Proteins from one Candidatus Coatesbacteria bacterium genomic window:
- the dnaB gene encoding replicative DNA helicase has product MDTRTGADSWPKNIEAERHVLGCCLRFTEGLNIVFESGLREEDFFKRLHRQLFTTILELEGEPERTVDLLTVTDAMRNSPEGLSEADFGYVLELRDDAVTKAGLESHIGLVRDASTRRQIIETSRRLIGEALDGQDKTSILLERAEDGFFRIGENRMTQELKPLSGLVDDALADIRAIHEKRATEDAVPTGFYDLDELLTGLHKSNLIILASRPGMGKTALGLNIAQRAAIDRGIGVGFFSLEMSAAELVRRMLCSEARINSHNVRSGRISDRDMEGFVRVAARLADAPFFIDDTAALTVMELRAKARRLVMQRDIQLIVVDYLQLMTAPHRKPESRQVEVSEISRSLKQLAMELKVPVLAMAQLNRGVTSRAVKSKIPQLSDLRESGAIEQDADVVMFLHREDYYKVGREQSEDEAAAAGPLNEEGVSRIIVAKQRNGPIGHIHLLFLKDILRFENLDPSFQPSPLGPGAEVEEEEPPF; this is encoded by the coding sequence TCGTGTTCGAGAGCGGGTTGCGCGAGGAGGATTTCTTCAAGCGCTTGCACCGCCAACTGTTCACCACCATCCTGGAGCTGGAGGGCGAGCCCGAGCGCACCGTCGACCTGCTGACGGTGACCGACGCGATGCGCAACTCGCCCGAGGGCTTGAGCGAGGCCGACTTCGGCTACGTCCTCGAGCTGCGCGACGACGCGGTGACCAAGGCGGGGCTGGAATCCCACATCGGGCTGGTGCGCGACGCCTCGACGCGACGACAGATCATCGAGACCTCGCGCCGTCTGATCGGCGAGGCCCTCGACGGTCAGGACAAGACCTCGATTCTGCTGGAGCGGGCCGAGGACGGCTTCTTCCGCATCGGCGAAAACCGGATGACCCAGGAGCTCAAGCCCCTCTCCGGTCTGGTCGACGACGCCCTGGCCGACATCCGGGCCATCCACGAGAAGCGGGCCACCGAAGACGCCGTTCCGACGGGCTTTTACGACCTGGACGAGCTGTTGACCGGTCTGCACAAATCCAACCTGATCATCCTGGCCAGCCGGCCCGGGATGGGCAAGACGGCCCTGGGCTTGAACATCGCCCAGCGGGCGGCCATCGACCGCGGCATCGGCGTGGGCTTCTTCAGTCTGGAGATGAGCGCCGCCGAGCTGGTGCGCCGGATGCTGTGCAGCGAAGCGCGGATCAATTCGCACAACGTGCGTTCGGGCAGGATCAGCGATCGGGACATGGAGGGCTTCGTCCGGGTGGCCGCCCGGTTGGCCGACGCCCCCTTCTTCATCGACGACACGGCGGCGCTGACGGTGATGGAGCTGCGGGCCAAGGCCCGCCGCCTGGTGATGCAGCGCGACATACAGTTGATCGTCGTCGACTACCTGCAGTTGATGACGGCGCCCCACCGCAAGCCGGAGAGCCGCCAGGTCGAGGTCTCGGAGATCTCGCGCTCCCTCAAGCAGTTGGCGATGGAGCTCAAGGTGCCGGTGCTGGCGATGGCTCAGCTCAACCGCGGGGTGACCTCGCGGGCCGTCAAGAGCAAGATCCCCCAGCTCTCCGACCTGCGCGAGTCCGGCGCCATCGAGCAGGACGCCGACGTGGTCATGTTCCTGCACCGCGAGGACTACTACAAGGTCGGCCGCGAGCAGAGCGAGGACGAGGCGGCCGCCGCCGGTCCCCTCAACGAGGAGGGGGTCAGCCGGATCATCGTCGCCAAGCAGCGCAACGGCCCCATCGGGCACATCCACCTGTTGTTCCTCAAGGACATCCTGCGCTTCGAGAACCTGGACCCCAGCTTCCAGCCCAGTCCCCTGGGGCCGGGGGCCGAGGTCGAAGAAGAAGAGCCGCCCTTCTAG